Proteins from one Hemicordylus capensis ecotype Gifberg chromosome 7, rHemCap1.1.pri, whole genome shotgun sequence genomic window:
- the LOC128333399 gene encoding uncharacterized protein LOC128333399, whose amino-acid sequence MALLHISALLLLAGLSKGNDFPFQDPTLPWEERLDDLMNRLTLEEMVEQMARGGAMNNGPAPPIERLGIGPYNWNTECLRGDVEASGWATAYPQALGLAASFSRELIHRVANATATEVRAKHNIFVSSGNYGDHTGLSCFSPVLNIMRHPLWGRNQETYGEDPFLTTELAVAFVTGLQGEHPRYVKASAGCKHFDVHGGPENIPTSRLNFDAKVAERDWRMTFLPQFEACVRAGAFSFMCSYNSINGVPACANKKLLTDILRGEWGFQGYVVSDEGALELIMYGHHFTHNLLETAVASVNAGCNLELAFGMRRNVFTYISKAVALGNISLETVKDRVRPLFRTRMRLGEFDPLAMNPYNLLGPDDVQTKAHQQLALDAAISSFVLLKNIRGTLPLKAQGKSFAVVGPFADNRPLIFGDYAPSPDPQYIYTPRRGLSMIAANVTFAAGCSFPRCDQYSPDEVKAAVQAADVVVVCLGTGVDLETEAVDRSDLALPGHQLQLLQDAVAVAAGRTVILLLFNAGPLDVSWAKAHDSVGAILACFFPAQTTGLAIAKMLTGAEGTNPAGRLPATWPASMQQVPPMENYTMVGRTYRYFGDAAPLYPFGYGLSFTSFCYSDLTTGSDVVPICSNLSVSVVVENVGSRDGEEVVQLYLRWGGASVPVPRWQLVGFRRVQVPKGQAVKVPFLVSYRQRAVWADQWMLEPGTFTVFAGGQQPFQETRPSSNVLQADFTVSGSARAMSQCRG is encoded by the exons ATGGCCTTGCTCCACATCTCTGCCCTACTGCTGTTGGCCGGGCTGAGCAAGGGGAATGACTTCCCTTTCCAGGACCCCACGTTGCCTTGGGAGGAGCGGCTGGATGACCTCATGAACCGGCTGACACTGGAGGAGATGGTGGAGCAG ATGGCAAGAGGAGGTGCGATGAACAACGGCCCAGCTCCCCCCATTGAGCGACTGGGCATTGGACCCTACAACTGGAACACAGAGTGCCTGCGTGGGGATGTGGAGGCCTCAGGTTGGGCGACGGCCTACCCTCAagccctgggcttggctgcctcctTCAG CCGAGAACTCATCCACCGCGTGGCCAACGCCACGGCCACAGAGGTCCGGGCCAAACACAACATCTTCGTCTCCAGTGGTAACTACGGCGACCACACAGGCCTAAGTTGCTTCAGCCCTGTGTTAAATATCATGAGGCACCCGCTGTGGGGCAGGAACCAG GAAACCTACGGGGAGGATCCCTTCCTGACGACCGAGCTGGCTGTGGCTTTCGTGACAGGGCTGCAGGGCGAACATCCCCGCTACGTCAAGGCCAGCGCCGGCTGCAAGCACTTTGATGTCCACGGTGGTCCTGAGAATATCCCCACATCCCGGTTGAACTTTGATGCCAAG GTGGCGGAGCGGGATTGGCGCATGACCTTCCTGCCCCAGTTTGAGGCCTGTGTCCGGGCCGGAGCCTTCAGCTTCATGTGCAGCTATAACAG CATTAACGGAGTCCCCGCCTGCGCTAACAAGAAGCTGCTGACTGACAtcttgcggggagagtggggctTCCAGGGCTACGTGGTGAGCGACGAGGGAGCCCTGGAGCTGATCATGTACGGCCACCACTTCACCCACAACTTGCTGGAAACGGCTGTCG CTTCTGTGAATGCCGGATGCAACCTGGAACTTGCGTTTGGGATGAGGAGAAATGTGTTCACGTATATAAGCAAGGCAGTTGCCCTCGGCAACATTTCCTTGGAG ACGGTCAAGGACCGCGTGCGCCCACTTTTCCGCACCCGCATGCGCCTGGGTGAATTTGACCCCTTGGCAATGAACCCCTACAACCTCCTGGGACCAGACGACGTGCAGACCAAGGCCCATCAACAACTGGCCCTCGACGCCGCCATCAGCTCTTTCGTCCTTCTAAAAAACATCCGAGGGACACTGCCTCTTAAGGCCCAGGGGAAGAGCTTTGCG GTGGTTGGACCTTTTGCAGACAACCGACCGCTTATCTTTGGGGACTATGCACCATCCCCAGATCCCCAATATATCTATACCCCCAG GAGGGGCCTGTCAATGATAGCAGCCAATGTCACCTTTGCGGCTGGATGTAGCTTCCCCAGGTGTGACCAGTACTCCCCTGATGAGGTGAAGGCCGCGGTCCAGGCAGCAGACGTGGTGGTTGTGTGCCTGGGTACAG GAGTTGATCTGGAGACCGAAGCTGTGGACCGAAGTGACTTGgccctgcctggccatcagctgcagctgctgcaggacGCCGTGGCTGTGG CTGCCGGGCGTACAGTGATTCTGTTGCTCTTCAACGCCGGCCCGCTTGACGTGAGTTGGGCCAAGGCCCACGACAGTGTGGGCGCAATCCTGGCCTGCTTCTTTCCTGCCCAGACAACCGGCCTGGCAATTGCCAAGATGTTGACAGGAGCAGAAGGGACCAACCCTGCTGGCAGGCTCCCTGCCACGTGGCCAGCAAGTATGCAGCAG GTACCTCCAATGGAGAACTACACAATGGTTGGCCGGACATACCGCTACTTTGGGGATGCAGCTCCACTCTACCCTTTTGGCTATGGGCTTTCATTTACCAGCTTCTGCTACAGCGACCTGACAACAGGAAGCGATGTCGTGCCCATTTGCAGTAACCTCAGCGTCTCTGTGGTGGTGGAGAACGTGGGCTCCAGAGATGGCGAGGAG gtgGTGCAGCTCTACCTCCGCTGGGGTGGGGCTTCGGTGCCGGTGCCCCGCTGGCAGCTTGTCGGCTTCCGCCGGGTACAAGTGCCCAAGGGCCAAGCCGTGAAGGTGCCCTTCCTGGTATCCTACAGACAGAGAGCCGTGTGGGCCGATCAGTGGATGTTGGAGCCTGGCACGTTCACGGTGTTTGCCGGCGGGCAGCAGCCCTTCCAGGAAACCCGTCCGTCTTCTAACGTCCTACAAGCTGATTTTACCGTATCCGGCAGTGCCCGGGCGATGAGCCAGTGCCGGGGTTGA